The Corylus avellana chromosome ca11, CavTom2PMs-1.0 genome contains the following window.
TTATGGCATATGCCTGATGTACGTAAATATCTCTCTCTCCACATGCTTGTTCATCTCCAATTACTCTCTAGCCAAAGAGACTAGCACATATGTAAGAACATCCCAAGAAGCTATTTCTAAGTATTGGTAATACATGTCAATACATCCATGTATATATCTGTGTTTTTTGTATGTCAGTATCACttttatttaaacaataaaataataaacgcAGACAAACTCATCTAAAATCTAAAActtatattttattcaaattaggGTGACTATTGACTAAGCAACACGCTCTTGAGGATTATCTTccttataaagaaaataatatgcTATAGTTGACAACAAATGACATAAGCATATTGAAAGTATAAGGTGGAGCATATATCCAGCAATCTTAAATCAATTTCCCAATAcgaaatatttttgtaattttttcttgcCATTTTAAATAAGTATACAACTTTTCAATAGGGGCGCAAACTGAGCTCCTCGGGTCGGAACATGCAGTCTTCCAATTTCTAACCTGACTAGGGGTCAAAAGCTAATCTACTCAACTGAACCGGCCAATAAGGCTGGTATATACCAAACCTCAGCGACACCGATGGCCAGTCGGTTTGGTCAGCTGGAAGTCAAAGGCTCTCTCATTGTCTATTTGTCATTCCATCGAACATGTAGGCTCCCTCACAGTCACTTTAATATTTCGTCAGTCACCAGAGATTGGGAGGATATCCAATCATTTCATTTCGAGAAACATGTTGCCATCAAGTTCTCCGAATTCGGCTTTGACATCACTATTGAAGGCCGCATGAAGGTTGGGGAGTTCCTTGATCTACAGAAGCTATAGGACTTTAGAAGTCTTTCGATTATTTGGTAACCAAATGGAGTTTAAAACTAGATAAAGGAGATGTTGTTTGGCTACAGGAGCTCTGCCTCTCGAGTCTGTTTGGAGTCTAGACTCTGGACTTTGGGAGCGGCTAGGGTTTCTACACAAAAGCCTAAAATTTCACAAAGGGGGCCGGGTCTGTTGGTCAAAAAACCGACGCTCTCAACTCGACCTTTGAGggtgagaagaaaaaaattaattcaatgtGTAAAGCCCCACCGTTCCCCCCAAatgaaccaaaaagaaaaaagaagcaagtaAAGGAAATCCCAAAAAGGGAAATTCTACGTTAGTCTTAAACTTCTTTCAGTAAACAATTTGTATGGAAACTGTGTGCAGAGATAACGCCCACAGCTCAATGAGGATAAAGCTGAAAGCCATAGAACATACCTTGCCAATGCAGCAGGATCCCATGATGATGGGATAGCTTGTTTAACATGATCACGCAATACTACCTGTGATTTTTCTAGTGCAATGTTGTAGAGTGTGAACAAGACACCATCAAAAGCAAGGCTTTTAGTGTTGGCAGCATCTTTCTGCCAACCCCCTGTGAATTCAAATGCAGCATTGAAGTGGCCCGAGGGAATTTTACCAGAAAGAGATAGTTCCTGGTTAAACTGCTCCGACATCTAGAAGTGTAAAACATATAATAAAACATACGCTGGTTAAAATACACACATTGAAACTGAAAATCACAGTACATTTAAAGGAATTATTTCAGTGATATTTTATAACAAATATGAcaagtcttttttttaaattcaaaagaaagtaaaagatcTACCACCCCTTATCGTggcaggaaaaaagaaaactaaaagataATTTAATCACTGGAAGCCCTGAAATCACCATGACTccatttttcaaagaatatgaaacaaaaatggaaaatctACAAAGCACACGGTTCATGATTGCGATAAGACCCAAATATAGTTCTAAGACCAACACTAAAAAGTAACATATCCATCAAACATACTTTTAGAAGCTCCTAATTAGTTTTTGCATAGCACTTGAAAGTCAAAGAAATTTAAAACTATCACTAAAATTTCGCTTCAAAGATACATCTGTAGGATTTCCAGCTTAACACTTTCAGTTACAAAAGCTGGTGTCTTGAAAGTgttaaagagagaagaaattgaACAAGACAAACTCATAATTCAAATTTCCATATAACCTCcgggaaaaaataaataaaaataaaaaattccaacaacaacaacaacaaactaAACCCATTCATAGATCCTACAAAATTCagacaaaattgaaacaaaaacaGAACTTCTTatgacaaacaaacaaacaaaaaaaaaaagggaagaagaagcagaaaatCAACCCTTCAAAAACACCTTCTCCACTAATAGTCGGGCATACCTGTTGAAAAGAGAGAACATCGGAGGCGAACCTGAGACGCTCCCCTTTATCACACTTGATGGACTTGGGCACGTTTCGAACGGAGATTCTACCTGGGACCACCAAGTCCCGGACCTGATCATCGTCGATCACGATCAGCCTCGGCTCGGCCGAGTTCCTCTTGCAGTACTTAAGCTTCAAATCCTCCGCCAGATCGTATCCTAACCCTATTGCATCTATCGCCGCCTCAACCGCCGCCTTCTGCGCAACAGTCTTCTTCTTACTATTCATTATTAACAAACTCACAcacaaactctctctctctctctctctctctctctctcgctacTGTATCATCatccaaagaagaagaaaaaaacctcCAGAGAAATCACGGACTTGCAAGAACGAACAACGGGAAGTAGAAGAGACCAAGTCTTTCCGGGTCCCGACTGgctattcaaaaacaaaaaaaaaaaagaaagaaaagcaagagGATGGATGACTGGTCTAAGCGCGAGATTTTCAACGACGTTGTTAAATTCTACTTTAAACGGTTTGGTGGGTGGTGATTGGTGAATGGTGATTGGTGAAAGGGGTTTCGAGACAAGTCAAAGGTTGGGTGCTGGCGTTTGATTCAGGGAATCTGCAGTGGCCATTGCCGAGGCTCTATCTGTTTTCCACCATTCTCTAACCTTTTACACCGAACGAATGTTTTGACTTGGCATTTTCCAAGTGGAGAAGACATTTAATTGGGTTTCAGTGAAAAAGAATATTGTATTGAATTTGGtacaagtttgaaaatgattttgcgGGGTAGGAATAAGAGATGAGAGTGGACTATTTTGGCGGCCGTATTGATTATGCCcacatgaatattattttaattatggaACCCAAAATGCCCTTCGACTCCACGTTTCACACAAGTTTGACGTGATTCAAAATAATAAAccatacttaaaaaaaaaagggcaggGGGTGGGGGATATAATTTAGCCCCGAAACTatcaatcattttcattttaaccccctaatatttaagaaattataaAGTAGCCCCAAACTattaaaaagttgcaatttgaccaCTTCACTAGTCAACACCatcaaataagatgaaaaatgcaaaacgacatcattttttgagattAAGTTAGAAAAATGaccttatgaaaaaaaaaaaaaaaaaatttaaaatgctccccaaaaatgatgtcgttttgatAAAgaggtttaggggtggctcaccgGCCACCCAATGGCAAAATTGCACCCAGTGGGGTGGTCGTTTTAAACCAccgtttttttttccccctcaaaacgacgtcgttttgggggagggaagcatttttttaattgatttttttataagggtattttagtaacttaatcttgtcaaaatgacgtagtattgaatttttcatcctatttgacaaTAATgattaacggagtggccaaattgcaattggttggtagtttgggagctactttatcactttttgaacattaaagaactaaaataaaaatggataatagtttgggggctaaattatatttttttcaaataataataataaaccataTTGCAAATAAACTATATTGCAAGGTGGCCGGAAACCCAGACCGAGCCTctaattgaatttatttataagcagtcaattttatttatgaaataaatttagtttaaatataattttaggCCTAAAATGTTTctgttagaaaatgtttttaagaaaataagaaaatcattttttagaaaaatatttgaaaaaaaaaaatcttatttagtCCCTAAGTTTTTGTCGATTTGAATTTAGCatttgggtttttaatttcaagaatGAGGTCTTCAAGTTTTGCCCAAATTTTAAGGATAGAAATTCACTTCACTTCAAACCAACTTGaaggaaatattctccaactcatttaaaatagtggcaaatgtctataaacactTAAAAGACACAATTTTAAATGGGTTGTAGGATATTTCCTTCATaatggtttggaggaaatttatgtcaaattttaaattagtacctctaacaattttttatttgttatgtATGTTTCATTTAACATGTCACGGTTCATCTCAGCATCAAAGTTAACGGTTTTTTTCTCTAACACTAGAAATCTAGAAGATTAGGATGAGCaagaatattgttttttttttttttttttcatagatgACTTAGTGTTTAATGATATGACATTGATATTAGGTGTTGGTATAAACACTGGCGTATCAATTGAAACATACGTCGCATATGAcaaaccattcattttaaaggaaaaatgataGAGAAACCTAATTAAAATTTGGGCAAAACCTAAGACTATATTCTTGAAATTAGTAACCCaatgactaaattcaaattgaataaaaacttaagggctaaatataattttttccaaaatattttttgatgaaaacattttttggtgtttggcgcgtacaaaaattacaattttttttttttttttttatatagtttcattcaatcatattatccaataaaaaaaaacactttttattaacaacataaaaatattaataaaaaataattgaaaagcTTAATCTAAAAATTTGAGTTCTAATGATGGTCTAGTAGAGGCTCGGGGAGGTCTGATAGTGGTCCGGTGGTGATTTGTTGGTGGCCCGATGGTGGTTTGGGGGAGTTCGGTGGAGGCTCGATGGTGGCTGGTGGAGGTCCGATAGTTTGAGAAGGAAAAACTCAAACTcagggtgcgtttgggattgcgatttcataagaataatctgcatttttaaaattgcaaaatatAAGGCGTTTAAcattgcgatttcaaaaacacttaatttaaaataagaaagaagaaaaaaaaaatctgcgatttatATAAGCAGGTTAATgagtgcttatttaaaaaaatgcgaatttaaaccaaaatcatgataaGGACTGGTAAACAAATTTGAgtttattcaaaaataaatgcaTTGATTTTTAATGTATTATCTAACTCAGTTGATGCAAGACAAGCGTGATGCTCCCAAtatttaaatgggttaaatactcttttacCCTCTAAGATTTaaactctttatttatttttttccttagggtttcatttttatcacaagagatACCtatggttttcataaagatggagatggtacctccgttaaaattaCGTCCAAAACTTAATGAAACGCAACGTCAGCACTAATCAAATGTcgccacgtgtcatataattaatttttttttaaaaagaaaattagaatgatttttattttctttttaaaaaaagacaaaaaaaaattggatttggcACTATCCCGAGGAtcttgtaatacaatgtcggtgcgCCGGTCATtatacgctaccatccataactAGCAGCCCAAATGAGTCcgacctcaggtggcccacgctactaataatgtacgtcctGTAATGACTCGctaatcaaacatggttgcaccagtcacgaaacaaccattaaATCAAAGACCTATATAACTCATCCGCACACATTTGACCGtagaatcaagtatatatagtaagcccatgaccattatacatCACGTACAGGGTGTATCATATCATACGATACATCatattaaatcaattattaagaTAGTTACCAAGTTGCAAAAAAGGCAAATATGCTTATATCATATGCATGCTCAGTCAACTGATATATCACACGTTTTTATGGAAAGCagtcgtaagtatttacttacctcatacGCTCGCTCAAGTCCTCCGACATTTTGAATCcctactataacgaaacatGGCTATCGTTATACGCAGTGCTAGAGGATTTACTAACAACACATAATGTACTAATCGAATACGTCTAATTAAAATGTCACAAAACCCTACTTCTACTCATTATGGGCTTTGGTCGAACATTCTGTCCAAGGAACGAATGTTCGAGCTTGGGGGCGAACGTTCGGCCAAAATGGGTAGAGAACGTTCGGGCAAAGCCGAAATGCAATGTTTGAGCTTCTATCCTCAAGTCACCATGTTACAAACTACACCCTAAGCTCTAGATAAGTTCATACAAACATAGTGAAATATGATATtatgaaaatcaaagaaaacaatgggtgcttctaaaacatttgaaaatccCTTTTTTCCATCTAAGGAGAAATGGTACACAAGCCTAGCATTacatctttaaaacttgaagaaaacaagaaccaaaacaaaataatataaatgctTGGTGAATGGTCAAGAGTTACCTTTAAGACGACAATAACCCCCAAAACCTTCTCCTTTCCTCTCAAGAAAATCTCTTCTCACTCTAGGGTTAGTGTTTTAGGTGTAAGGGGAGGTTTATGGAAGAAATgaggtatttataggggtggGGAGGCATGCTACCTCCTGCAAGGTGGAAAATaggttaaaaatacttttcagaTTGTCACTAAACATTCGGTACTACTAGGCAAACGTTTGGTGTACTATTACATGGTGGTTCTAGGGTTGCAGGTGGAACGTTTGGTTAATACCCAGTGGTTAAACTTTGTTCAATGAATGTTCGCTGTGGTCCCCTGCCAAACATTCATACTAAAGACATGGGCGAACGTTCCGTGTGGTCCTCTGCTAAATGTTCGGCCAGAGAGTTATGGTTGGGCTTTTAGGgctatttttcaaatgaggATTTGATTAGGGGACAATACACTTCTTTGAGGGTTATAAAAAGGTTTTATGAGCTCAAGTGAGTAGTTGCTTTTTAATAAATCATTCTTTGATAAATTTGAGGCATAACACCACTGGACCCTTAAGCCTCATTCCGCCCCTGTTGCCCTTTCAAACCTCTGCTTGAGTGTGCGTGAGAGGTCttgaaggagaatgagagatttctaagaggttttgcttcaaggaggttTTGTTGGGAATAGGATTGTAAATCAAAATTTGCGCAGCGGAAGAAATCGAATTCCCATGCCAAGAATCATTTATGAAAAACagttgctatttaaaattaaattgcaagAACGAAGAACAGTTACTTGGATATCAACGGTCACTCCTGGCTTTGGGTAAAAATCTTTttgcttctccaagaacatattctttcttgttcaagaaaacaaagaacaatttcttcttgattttgttctttgtgagttaacacaaagaactaTTAGTTCTTAGAGAGTTTATGAGAATTAACTATCAAGAGAACTTGATAGAATGAATTGAGTGATTTGAGAGCCTAtgctcttctctatttataggcttagcagGGAAGCAGAGATTTAGatttaagcaatgtgggacaaatgAGTAGTTCTAATTAAATTAGAACTAGGAAAAGCCAATCCTAGCCAAGCTAGGAGAGGGGGACGACAAGGGCTTAGGGAAAAGCCCTAGCATATTCCCCTTGCATCCAACGCATGGGCCAAGGAGTTTCCTCTCTGGTCCATGCGTCCACTTCAGTGGATGTGGGCTTGGATTTTATTCCAAGCCCTTCTCCCTTGAACCCAACACATAGGCCCATTGAATATTCTCTGGCCTTTTTGTGTTCCACTTATGCTCATTGGGCCTCTAGGTTTTATCCTAAGCCCAATTACATTATATCTCTCTAGCCCATATTTTAAATAAGACatttagcccaataaataagaaagtcTTATTATGGTTAAACAACATCAGCTTGGTGAGGGacctaaagggaaaaatattattagctTAAATATGTTCGTACCATATCTCCCTAACATTTATtacacaaaaatattttaatcacaattaattccactaaataattgtcattgcactccaataaatatttttgattaaacaattaatccctTTGACTTTACTTAATGTTGACTTATGATTCCTCTATAAAATATTCTATAGTAGAATTAAGGTCAAGGATACTGCAACTTAATTCTCTACGTCTTTATCCTTGAATCACTGATTTTACGTTATTCTCATACATGtaaaaaacacatgtatatattttggtatgccaaccaaaatgtcCTGGCTGGAGACTCTGAGAATAATaaccataaaatctatctcaatgaaaaatttcttatctctttgttcaCTGACAAAGGATTTTGGATTCcttattagaaaataatttcctACAATGTTTCATGCGATTACCCAATGCACTGAGGTTAGATTGAccgatgataggtctcacttagtgatacatcaaagtaatctAAACAAAACATCTGAGTCCACAATTCCCTCaaaatttagaatcaaagtctaagtagtttttaagaagtttattgtctttccttaatataattatctttatgaaaagacaacttCTTGGTCCGTTGAGTGCCTTGGGATCTCAGCATACTGCACATCAATCCCAAAGTCACCGCTTCGCTTAATCAtggtagatcaccaagatttgatgtgtaacagtcttactcaaaatggaatgcccagTTGCATTAAGGATACAAAGATTATGGActaagaccttgtgtgataactacgttactcacacccataatcatattcaatgtaatcctaggacctttcacatgcataactAATATGATGAACtttggtaataagcatgtaaaagatattttatatgcTATATGCTTAAGGGTGTCAAGgtagttacggttagcggttattgacaataaccgctaaccgtaaccgccttagcagttagtgaaatagataacctcctgctaaccgctttttcaaaattgggctttttgggcttttttttattattatgattattactgtaccattttttaccctcatttttatttatttattttaattattatttattttaattgttagtatttttagtgtcttcttgggcccaattgctataaaaagaggccatattgaaaattcaaaaatatttgacccaaaatttatatttacttgtacttaaaaaaaaaaaaatccttaaatattaaatcataaccggttaactttttttttttttttttttttttcataacatataaaaaaaaaaaaatcaacacaacatataaaaaaaaagttcacacaACTGtcataacatataaaaaaaaaaaaaaaatatatcaacacaacatataaaagaagttcaaataaaacattaaatgatacaaataaaacattaaaacttcatcaatcctctcatttggtcctctagcaaatcctgtggacatcaaaagaagaaaagttataatattaaacataataatattaaggcacaagcatgtacacatatcaaaacgtgcttaatataattgtattgtaattaaaatactataacaattcaaaaaataataaccttcattactaacaaacctctaggcaaaagatgaagcagcacttgaacttgaaggtgGAGTCACatctatgaataaataattagaataaattaataaataatgaaaactaaatgaagttgcaaataactaatttataaacatttacctAGCTCatcaaattctgtcaaaaaCTCCTCCAACTCGGCATCGCTTAAGCTGTTCTTTATCCAGTTATGTGTGCAAATCAAGGCCTCAATAGTAAGTAGAGACAATGAACTCCTAAAGCAATCCAATACATGCCCACTAGTGCAAAATGCGGACTCAGAAGCAACAGTGAAAATAGGAATGACAACTACATCACAAGCTATTTCTACGAGGATAGGGTATTTGGACGCATTAACCTTCCACCAacctaaaatatcaaaatcttttattgttttttcacactcatccaatgaataccGATCCATCTCCGACCTACAAGCCAAATCATCCTCTTCCTCAATGTGTTGGGAAAACATCTTCCTAAATTGGTAGTTGCTATCTTCCAAGACATCACAACCAACATTCAAATTACCACTTGAACTTCCTACATTTGCCTGAATGGTAGACGACTCACCAGCATTAAACTTATTGTATTGGTCCATCAAACGTTTTATGAGGGATTTCACTATTTTCACTATGGCTTCCGCCCGCTTAGGCCCATGGCATTTTATCAACCAATACGTTAACGCCCTTACCTTGGAAAGCAACTCTTGAACAAAAGCAACAAACATCAAGAAGTTGATGTTCGTATTGTTCTCTATATCCCCCCAATACTTTGTATACTTCTCTTTCATACTAAGACTCACACTTCTCATGATAGGATCACAACTAAGACACCCATCATTCAATGTATGTTGAATAATACAAAGTTGTATGAAATATGAATTGGAAGTGACACAATTTGAACCTGAAACGTAATATtactaaaatgaattaatacataataaaaagtaaactgaatttgaaaataattgatttataaacatttacctAAAAACTTCAACATGGCATcataaaaagttttcaaaaacttcacaaatgcCCTATCATTTTCCCAATCAATAATAGAAGGAACAACAAATTGATAATCTTCCTCACCCAGTAGCTCAAAAGCTTTTTCATATTTATCAGCATTACACAACATTAAGtatgtagagttccatctagtttTAACATATAGACACACCATCTTCGCACATGTAATATTTTCCCGCTCTATACAACCTTTAAACTTTGTCATCCTAGACGGTGAAGATCTCACATATTTTACCACAATCATTATATTATCTATACAATcacccaactcatccaagcctTCATGTATAACAAGATTTAAAATGTGAGCAACCCACCGCATGTGAAGAAATTCACCTCCCAAAACAGTATAATTCTTATCCTTCAACCTCCTCTTTAATTAATCAATCCCCAATTTATTGGCCAAGGCATTATCAACTGTAATAGTGTAAACACCACCAATCCCCCACTCTAGCAATGTACTCtccaatattttttcaatttgctCACCCGAATGATTGGAAATTAGACaaaacttgattattttcttatgtaGTATCCAATCTTTATCTATGAAGTGAGCGGTAACACACAtgtagttcaaattttgaatggaTGTCCATATGTCAGTAGTGATGCAAATCCTTTTACCACGCAAAACACTCTTCAACGCAAGCTTTTCTCTTTCACACACTTTCATGCAATCTTTTTGTAGAGTATTACGACTTGGTACATTGAACCTAGGTTTAactaaatttattcattttctaaACGAATGACTCCCCACATTCCTAAAAGGCATCTCACTCTCAATGAAATACTCAACCAACCCATTCCTTAAAATTTCCGGATCATACTTCTTGAATCCCAATTGGTTGCCAGTAGTGCCTTCCATCGATTTCTTAAGTGACATTCGCAACCGAGTTTGGCCTTTGGatactttcaatttcaaaagtGGAGATGTTGGGCATGTAACATCCCCAACCcattagggttaggtttgttaatcattttcttactcacaaagatccataaggtttaacaact
Protein-coding sequences here:
- the LOC132165106 gene encoding zinc finger BED domain-containing protein RICESLEEPER 1-like; translation: MVCLYVKTRWNSTYLMLCNADKYEKAFELLGEEDYQFVVPSIIDWENDRAFVKFLKTFYDAMLKFLGSNCVTSNSYFIQLCIIQHTLNDGCLSCDPIMRSVSLSMKEKYTKYWGDIENNTNINFLMFVAFVQELLSKVRALTYWLIKCHGPKRAEAIVKIVKSLIKRLMDQYNKFNAGESSTIQANVGSSSGNLNVGCDVLEDSNYQFRKMFSQHIEEEDDLACRSEMDRGHVLDCFRSSLSLLTIEALICTHNWIKNSLSDAELEEFLTEFDELGKCL